One Fusobacterium nucleatum genomic window carries:
- a CDS encoding pyridoxamine 5'-phosphate oxidase family protein → MEAKKEFLRMINECKEIALATSIHDFPNVRIVNYYYDEKNNVMYFATYTGREKISEFWKNNNVSFTTIPMNRGKREHVRARGHVRESEKSILDLREEFSNKMADFAEIIDKYSNDLKVYEIRFSEVTVTLDSRYYEKVKI, encoded by the coding sequence ATGGAAGCAAAAAAAGAGTTTTTAAGAATGATAAATGAATGCAAAGAAATAGCCTTAGCAACAAGTATTCATGATTTTCCTAATGTTAGAATAGTGAATTATTATTATGATGAAAAAAATAATGTTATGTACTTTGCAACTTATACTGGTAGAGAAAAGATAAGTGAATTTTGGAAAAATAATAATGTTTCATTTACAACAATACCTATGAATAGAGGAAAAAGAGAACATGTAAGAGCAAGAGGACATGTAAGAGAAAGTGAAAAATCTATATTGGATTTAAGAGAAGAATTTTCTAATAAAATGGCAGATTTTGCTGAAATTATAGATAAATATTCTAATGATTTAAAAGTATATGAAATAAGATTTTCTGAAGTTACTGTAACTCTTGATAGCAGATACTATGAAAAAGTAAAAATATAA
- a CDS encoding flavin reductase family protein, translated as MCKKTVLLPLPVYIIGTYDENGKANAMNLAWGVQCGYHEVSLSIAREHKTMENILLKKTFTISLAIKSTKDIADYFGIVSGNKVDKIEKSGVHIVKSENIDAPIIEEFPLTLECKVIDIQEELGDYRVVAEIINTLADESVLNEKGEIDVDKLELITFDSITNSYRILGEKVGQAFKDGAKIK; from the coding sequence ATGTAAAAAGACAGTATTACTACCTTTACCAGTGTATATTATAGGAACTTATGATGAAAATGGAAAAGCTAATGCTATGAATTTAGCTTGGGGAGTACAATGTGGTTATCATGAAGTTTCATTGAGCATAGCAAGAGAACATAAAACTATGGAAAATATTTTATTAAAGAAAACATTTACAATAAGTTTAGCAATTAAATCTACAAAAGATATTGCAGATTATTTTGGAATAGTATCAGGAAACAAAGTTGATAAAATAGAAAAATCAGGAGTACATATAGTGAAAAGTGAAAATATAGATGCTCCAATTATAGAAGAATTTCCATTAACACTTGAATGTAAAGTTATAGATATTCAAGAAGAATTAGGAGATTATAGAGTAGTTGCAGAAATAATAAATACATTGGCAGATGAAAGTGTTCTAAATGAAAAAGGTGAAATAGATGTAGATAAATTAGAGCTTATAACTTTTGATTCAATAACAAATTCATATCGTATACTTGGAGAAAAGGTTGGACAAGCATTTAAAGATGGAGCTAAAATAAAATAG